The genomic DNA CTTGGGCTATGGTGCAAAATCCTTGCACAGATTGTAAGTAATTTCTAAATTTTGGATATACTGATACTATTACTTTAAAAAAGATTTGTGATTGGTATGGAAACGAAGAGTTTATTCAAAAAATGTATATTTCTAGTTAACATAATTAACATAAGGAAGTTACCTAACAAGCCAAGGGGTTTCACTTTGTCCGTTTTATTTTATACATCGATGATCAATCAAGGTTTGAGCATACTTAAATGCGGCTTGAGATAAATAAAAAAGTGGGGTTTTATCCCTAGCCATTGTTACTTTCCAAATAGTAAGAGAAAAGAATCCTTTTCTTTTTTGTGTTCCAACTGGCATGCAGCTCTTTTTTGATTTTGCACCAAGGATCTTTAGACTGTTCTCTTTGCAGTATTGTTTTGAGTACAGAAGTGCTTTCAATTTGTACCAATTTATTTTCACAAGATAAAAATATACCTGCTGTTAATCGCACTCCTGACCAAATGTATGACATAATGACTTATAAGCTTTAAATGTATTTACAGTTTGGAGAATTTAATGTTTCATATTTAATTTACAAATCTGGTTTTAACTCTAGCCCTAAGTGACGAGGATAGAAAAACGGTTTGTACAAAGTGATTTGGAACAATGTGAACTGCCTGTAACTGGCTATATTTTATACTTATGATTTGTTTAATTTTCTTTGATTGGATGGAAGACAGAATGGACCACAGAAGTATTGCGAGTGATTGGAGTAAGTTAACTGTCTTACAAAAACTACATGTGATATATCTAAGAGTAAAAACCTTCGTAGTTTTTTTCATCTTTTAAGACCTTATCTAGAGCTTGCCACGTCATTAATGCACAGTTATGTCTGGCTTTTAATTGATGTACACCCTTTAGAGAAAAGCTGTCACCTAAGTCCACCTCATCTGGTGTCTTTCCATGCCGGATTAATTGTTCAAATGCTTTTCTAAGAGATGTAATTTCTTTTAGAGATTTATTCTTAATAAGCTCTGTCATCATGGATGCGGATGCCATACTAATGCTGCACCCTTCCCCAAGAAAGGTTACCCTTCTTACCTGATTTTGTTCTAGCTCCACAAATAAAGTCATCACATCCCCACATGTCGGATTCTTATAATGAGTTTTCTTTACATTTTCCCCCTTAATTTTCTCAAAATTTCTTTTGTTATTATAATGATCCAAAATAACTTGTCGGTACAGGTTATCAAGCATAGTAAAGGAATTCCCCTTTCCTCATAAATATAACGGTTAGCTTAATCCATTTCTTCTTGTTAATTAGTCTATAAGTATAATTCTTCTCAAAAGAATGCTAGTTATAGAAAACAGTTTAAGTACTTTTTTATTAAGAATGGAACGATTCTTATACGTCCCTTCTTGTGTTTCATTTCTGCGATGTATTATCAGTAGCCCCGATTCAGCTTGTTCAAAAATACTAGTTAATTAGCAATGCAATTTTTAAATTATTGTTCTAGCTCTTCCTTAATTTGATATGACCATAAACTCAAAATTGATCTTCACTTCTTAGATGACCAACATCACCATTAACATGATGACAAAGTATCCCCCATTGCTTTTCGAGAAAAAAGACCTTTTGATCTAGATAAGTCAATCAATGGATGAGAGTTACCTTATTCATGAGAAAGGGGAAGGCTTATGACGATATAAGGAAATCCTTTATATAAAAGGAATAAATGAACGAATTGTATTTCAAGGACTACATATGCTCGTGGGATCCGAATTAAATCTCCACGAACTGTACAACAAATGCAGCCATTATTCATTTCCAAGATTTCCTCATCAGCTAACAGCTATCTTTTGTTTTATGCTTTTGTGTCAAAATTCGATTTAACAGAGCTGTTTTCCTAGCACCTAAATAACCAGTCAAGATGGTTACAGGAATTTTATTTGATTTCATAAAAACCATAATCTTCTTCCTCAATTTAAAGTATTTTTGATACTTTGATTACTTTTTCTTTGTCTTTAGGTATCCCAACAACAATTCCATCATCTGCGCGCTCAAAAACCTGACCATTAAATGAATGGCTCACTTTACCTGTAAAATCCTCATTGGCAATAAGGGAATCAATGAATAGGGAAGCATCCTCAGATTTCAAATCTTTATACCAAGTCCCTTTTGGATATACGATGGCAACACACTTATCAAGGCATCTTCCATTACAACGTGTGCGAGTTGTATGGATGATATCATCTAATTCTCGATCTGAGATTTCTTTACGGATAGCTTGAGTTAGTTCCTCTGCCCCCACTTGATTGCAGCTGCTACCGTTACAAATGAAAACATGATGTTTTGTTTTACTTAAATCCCAAGTGGCCATCTTTGTCATCCTCCTGAAAATAAAACGTAGTTATTACGGTTTAAAAACGATTATTGTCTAATTTTTTTATTTTCCAAACTACTTATATTGATTCTTATCTACATGGTTTACCCATTACTAAATACAATCAATGAAAGGAAAACCTCAAAAAGCCCATCATTCACCAACTTGACTTTTTAACTCCTGGAATTTGCCCCTTATTGGCTAATTCCCTAAACGCAATTCTTGACATCTTAAATTTTCTTAGATAGCCTCTGGGTCTTCCTGTGATTTCGCATCGATTGTGCAGGCGAGTAGGGGATGAATCCCTCGGTAATTTCCTCAAAGCTTCGTAATCTCCTTTTGCCTTCAATTCTCTTCTTAAATCAGCATATTTTTCAACTAACTCCTGTCGTTTTCTTTCTTTTGCTACTTTAGACTTTTTCGCCATGCAATCCCATCCTTTCTCTTTATTCATTTTCTTTTCCTCTTTAAGAAGTTTATGAAATTGAAAATCGTAATTATTCTTATTTACATCATAAATTCTAACTTATTTATAAATCATACGCAAATTACATTAAAGATTTAGACAATAGGACTAATATGAATGAGAAGCAGGCATTTTGTCTTGCTGTAAATTTGTTAGTGTTGTTTGTAGCCAGTTATGATCTAATTCATCTCCGATAAATACTAGTGTATTTTTCATCTTCATCCTGATTTTTGAATATAAGGGCATTCCATAAGCATATTGCAAAAGATACGTTTCCTCTGTACCTGTAAAACGGATATATCCTTTAATACGATAGATAGATTCAGGCATTATTCTTAAGAAATCCTCCAACTTTTTCTTATCAATGGGTTGGGAAAATGTATGGACATAAGTCTTAATGTGCAGATGTTCGATAGCATGTGCTTTTTGGTGCGCATCTCGTTCTTTTGCTTTTAGATTTCTAATCATCTCTGGGTTGATATTTGCAAACTTTGTAGGAATAATCTTACCTTTTGGATTAATAGATTGAAGTTCAATCTCAAATTCTTTTTGTTTCTCCTCTAAAACTTTATCAATCTTATTTAATAAAACGATATCAGCATGCTTCACTTGCTCCGTAATGAGCTTTTGAAGCGGAAACTTTAGAGTATGACGATCACTCCAACGAAGGGCATCTAAAATGGTAATAATGGATTGAACCTTTACCTTTTCCGCAAAAAGAGGGGATAAACAGGCATCTAATACTTCAACTGGATGAGCAACACCTGTGGTCTTAATATAAATAG from Bacillus methanolicus MGA3 includes the following:
- the sufU gene encoding Fe-S cluster assembly sulfur transfer protein SufU: MLDNLYRQVILDHYNNKRNFEKIKGENVKKTHYKNPTCGDVMTLFVELEQNQVRRVTFLGEGCSISMASASMMTELIKNKSLKEITSLRKAFEQLIRHGKTPDEVDLGDSFSLKGVHQLKARHNCALMTWQALDKVLKDEKNYEGFYS
- a CDS encoding (2Fe-2S) ferredoxin domain-containing protein translates to MATWDLSKTKHHVFICNGSSCNQVGAEELTQAIRKEISDRELDDIIHTTRTRCNGRCLDKCVAIVYPKGTWYKDLKSEDASLFIDSLIANEDFTGKVSHSFNGQVFERADDGIVVGIPKDKEKVIKVSKIL
- the rpsN gene encoding 30S ribosomal protein S14 yields the protein MAKKSKVAKERKRQELVEKYADLRRELKAKGDYEALRKLPRDSSPTRLHNRCEITGRPRGYLRKFKMSRIAFRELANKGQIPGVKKSSW
- a CDS encoding CobW family GTP-binding protein, giving the protein MEKVEIYILSGFLGAGKTTLLQQILKKEHEKERKVAVIMNEMGLVSIDSDAISEKIPLKELLNGCVCCTLSYQLEVKLSELINQYELDAIYIKTTGVAHPVEVLDACLSPLFAEKVKVQSIITILDALRWSDRHTLKFPLQKLITEQVKHADIVLLNKIDKVLEEKQKEFEIELQSINPKGKIIPTKFANINPEMIRNLKAKERDAHQKAHAIEHLHIKTYVHTFSQPIDKKKLEDFLRIMPESIYRIKGYIRFTGTEETYLLQYAYGMPLYSKIRMKMKNTLVFIGDELDHNWLQTTLTNLQQDKMPASHSY